A genomic window from Glycine max cultivar Williams 82 chromosome 17, Glycine_max_v4.0, whole genome shotgun sequence includes:
- the LOC100811030 gene encoding K(+) efflux antiporter 6 codes for MSRARSRSPSPCCGDTHLVLLLPVMLAVFFHSLLLLPHSSLAIRPTESDRIELANATESSSNASLSRPREGTFADMIDRALEHEFTENDQNEAPDPGSFNNSVAEQQAVLETVARVTPNKNDTKDEKSFQLHHVFNRAEETPMLIDRKDNVFIISNFKSKYPVLQLDLRLISDLVVAIVSATCGGVAFAFAGQPVITGYLLAGSIVGPGGFNFISEMVQVETVAQFGVIFLLFALGLEFSTTKLRVVRAVAVLGGLLQIFLFMCMCGLTVSLCGGKASEGVFVGAFLSMSSTAVVLKFLMEKNTTNALHGQVTIGTLILQDCAVGLLFALLPVLGGTSGVFQGVLSMTKLLVTLIAFLSVLSILSRTCLPWLLKLMISLSSQTNELYQLASVAFCLLVAWCSDKLGLSLELGSFAAGVMIATTDLAQHTLEQIEPIRNLFAALFLASIGMLIHVHFLWNHVDILVASVILVIVIKTIIIASVVKGFGYNNKTSILVGMSMAQIGEFAFVLLSRASNLHLVEGKLYLLLLGTTALSLVTTPLLFKLIPAVVHLGVLLRWFSPDSSVEIGYKLDNLRSDSGKQRIILMDQESHDS; via the exons ATGTCGCGAGCAAGATCACGCTCACCGTCACCGTGCTGCGGTGACACTCACTTAGTGCTGCTGCTGCCTGTGATGCTCGCTGTTTTCTTCCACTCGCTCCTTCTGCTTCCTCACTCCTCGCTCGCTATTCGCCCTACCGAGTCGGATCGGATCGAACTCGCCAACGCGACCGAGTCCAGCAGCAACGCCTCCCTCTCGCGCCCTCGCGAAGGAACCTTCGCCGACATGATTGATCGCGCGCTCGAGCACGAGTTCACCGAGAACGACCAGAATGAAG CGCCTGATCCGGGAAGCTTCAACAACAGTGTAGCAGAACAACAG GCTGTTCTGGAAACTGTGGCCAGAGTCACACCAAACAAGAATGACACGAAAGATGAAAA GTCATTTCAACTACATCATGTATTCAATAGAGCTGAGGAAACCCCAATGTTGATAGATCGAAAG GACAATGTCTTTATCATTTCTAACTTTAAATCCAAGTATCCCGTGCTCCAGCTAGATTTACG ATTGATTTCAGACCTGGTAGTTGCTATTGTTTCAGCAACTTGTGGTGGCGTTGCATTTGCTTTTGCTGGACAACCG GTCATTACCGGATATCTTTTAGCTGGCTCCATAGTTGGACCTGGCGGCTTTAACTTCATCAGTGAAATGGTGCAG GTGGAAACAGTGGCACAATTTGGGGTAATATTCCTTTTGTTTGCATTGGGCTTGGAGTTCTCCACAACAAAG CTTCGAGTTGTTCGAGCTGTTGCTGTTCTTGGAGGCCTACTTCAGATTTTTCTATTTATGTGCATGTGTGGGCTTACAGTATCA CTATGTGGTGGTAAAGCTTCAGAAGGGGTTTTTGTTGGTGCTTTCCTTTCCATGTCTTCAACAGCAGTG GTCTTGAAGTTTTTGATGGAAAAGAACACCACTAATGCTCTTCATGGACAAGTCACAATTGGGACCCTGATTTTGCAG GATTGTGCTGTTGGATTGCTCTTTGCATTGCTTCCAGTTCTGGGTGGCACCTCAGGTGTTTTTCAAGGAGTGTTATCAATGACCAAGCT GTTGGTGACATTAATTGCATTCCTCTCTGTTCTGTCAATATTGTCTCGCACTTGCCTTCCATGGTTGCTTAAGCTGATGATAAGCCTCTCATCACAG ACAAATGAACTCTATCAATTGGCATCAGTTGCATTCTGCTTGCTAGTAGCCTGG TGTAGCGATAAGCTGGGACTAAGTCTAGAACTAGGTTCCTTTGCTGCTGGAGTGATGATTGCAACCACTGATTTGGCTCAACATACACTAGAGCAA ATTGAACCTATTCGCAATCTTTTTGCTGCTCTTTTCCTTGCCAGCATTGGAATGCTGATTCATGTTCATTTTCTCTGGAACCATGTTGATATTTTGGTAGCATCTGTAATATTGGTGATTGTTATAAAAACAATCATAATTGCATCTGTTGTGAAAGGATTTGGTTACAATAACAAGACTTCTATACTT GTTGGAATGTCGATGGCACAGATAGGAGAATTTGCTTTTGTTCTTCTCAGTCGTGCTTCAAACCTTCATCTAGTTGAG GGTAAATTATATCTGCTGCTTCTTGGGACCACAGCTCTTAGTCTG GTGacaactcctttacttttcaagcTAATTCCTGCTGTAGTGCATCTTGGTGTCCTACTGAGATGGTTCTCTCCTGATAGTTCAGTGGAG